The window AACGTCGGGCAGGTGAACTACGGCGCCGCCAAGGCCGCCGTGGCGCTCATGGCGGTCGTCATCGGGCAAGAGATGAAGAAGTACGGCGTCACGGCCAACGCCATCGCGCCGCTCGCTCGGACGCGGCTCACCGTCGACGCCACGCCTTCCACCGCCGCGATCATGGGCCAGAAGCCGCCCGAGGGCGAGTTCGACGTCTTCGATCCGCGCAACGTCTCGCCGCTGGTCGCGTGGCTCGCGAGCGACGACGCCGCGGAGATCAACGGGCAGGTGTTCCGCGTCGGCGGCGCGAGCGTCTGGCCGATGCGCGGCTGGCACTCGGCCACGCGCATCCGCGGCGACAAGAAGGTGTGGGAACCGGCCGCCCTCGGCAAGCGGATCAAGGAGGAGCTGGCGAAGGGCATCACCGCGCCCGAGAGCCTGGGCGACGTCTTCTCCGGAGGGCTGTGAGCGCGCCGGCGCGCCGCCGGATCCTCGTCGTCTGCCACGCGAACACGAGCCGCAGCATCATCGCCGAGAAGCTCCTGCTGCGGCTCCTCGCGGAGCGGGGGCTGGCCGACCAGGTGGAGGTGCGCTCGGGCGGGATCGCGCCCTACGCGCGGGACGGGAGCCTGGTCTCTCTCGACGCCCGACTGGTTCTGCGCGAGGTCGGGATCGAGCTGCCTCCGGGCGCCGGGGCGACGGACTTGAAGAACCAGCGCCACCTGCTCGCCAGCGCCGACACGATCCTCGTCATGACCGAGGAGCAGCGGCGCATGCTGGCGGCGTTCCCCGAGGCGGCGGGCAAGCCGGTCCTCACCGTCCGCGAGCTCGCCGGCGAGTCGGGCGACATCGCCGACCCCTCGATGCAGGACGAGGACGTGTTCCGGCGCTGCCGCGACGAGATCACGCGCTGCCTGGCCCTCGGCGTCGAGCGGCTCCTCGGGACGTGAGGCGTGTTCGGCCTCTTCAAGAAGACGCCGAAGCTCGAGGCGCGGTTCGAGCCCCGAATCGCCGTCGGCCGCGAGCTGGCGCGCGAGGTCCAGGTGGCGGGCGAGCTCACGCTCCACAACACGGGCCGGGACGCCGAGCTCACCGACCTCGAGCTCGTGCTGATCGCCGGGGGGACGCGACGGATCGACCTCGTGCTGCCCGACGCATGGCGAGGGCGGGTACGCGTGCCCGGAGGCGGCGAGCTGCGCGAGAAGGTCGACTGGACGGTGAAGCTCGCCGCCCCCATGCGCGCCTCGAGCGCCGAGATCCAGGTGAACACCACCGAGGGTGGTAAGCGCCGCCCGCTCGCGATGACGCCGCCGTTCCCGCTGGGCAACGAGTGACGCCGACTGCGGCGTCGCGGCGTGGGTGGCGAGAACCGAGTTCGCCGACCATGCGCGCGGCGGCACCGCGCACCGGCAAGCGGCAGGCGGCGGAGGTGGCGGCGCTCGTCGAGCGGCTGGAGCGGCTCGACGCTTCGGGCTTACGAACGCTCGCAGGTGCCGCCTGCGGGTTAACGTCCTGACGTTGCGCACGAGCCCCCGCGGAACGGACGGCCGAAGATTCGCCGCGACGAGGAAGGCCGCGCCGCGCCCACCGCGCGCCACGTCGAGCGCGGCCGAGAGCAGACCCAGCTCCCGCTTGCGGCCGACGAGCGGCCGCGGCGCACGGAGGCGCAACCGCCGGGCGTTACGGGCAATGAGGGGGCCATGACGCGTCTGAAAGTAGACCGATCAATCGCTTGCCGTCGGCAGTCCATGGCGGTCCTAGACCGCTGTCCGTGCTACGGAGAGTGACCACTTCGCCCGGCCTTGGCGTACGGAC of the Deltaproteobacteria bacterium genome contains:
- a CDS encoding SDR family oxidoreductase; the protein is NVGQVNYGAAKAAVALMAVVIGQEMKKYGVTANAIAPLARTRLTVDATPSTAAIMGQKPPEGEFDVFDPRNVSPLVAWLASDDAAEINGQVFRVGGASVWPMRGWHSATRIRGDKKVWEPAALGKRIKEELAKGITAPESLGDVFSGGL